One part of the Vitis riparia cultivar Riparia Gloire de Montpellier isolate 1030 chromosome 15, EGFV_Vit.rip_1.0, whole genome shotgun sequence genome encodes these proteins:
- the LOC117932482 gene encoding LOW QUALITY PROTEIN: molybdate-anion transporter-like (The sequence of the model RefSeq protein was modified relative to this genomic sequence to represent the inferred CDS: inserted 2 bases in 1 codon), whose protein sequence is MAVILSSWSENHGDPSENKDSLTQFKGATVAIASEEETALLGAIQSLFEGSIYTFVFLWTPALNPNDEKIPHGFIFATFMSTSMLGSPIAPRLLARTSLKAESYMQIVFLXGCVQFLGFCAFEACVVIFWPSIMNFFLIPFNIFVCIVPYNVNAFPIIVMLCMCSIFLFVAFILQGRLMVIADESRTEDWASMKDKNMEAEPLNI, encoded by the exons ATGGCTGTCATATTGTCATCATGGTCTGAAAACCACGGTGATCCTTCAGAGAACAAGGACTCGCTCACACAGTTTAAGGGAGCTACTGTTGCCATAGCTTCTGAGGAGGAAACTGCGTTGCTGGGTGCAATTCAGTCGTTGTTTGAAGGCTCAATATATACTTTTGTGTTCCTCTGGACTCCTGCTCTAAACCCTAATGATGAGAAGATCCCCCATGGTTTCATCTTTGCAACTTTCATGTCGACTTCAATGTTGGGAAGCCCTATTGCTCCTCGACTGCTGGCCCGCACATCACTCAAAGCTGAAAGTTACATGCAGATTGTTTTTTT TGGTTGTGTCCAGTTTCTTGGTTTCTGTGCATTCGAGGCTTGTGTGGTGATCTTCTGGCCGTCTATCATGAACTTCTTCCTCATTCCCTTCAATATCTTTGTGTGCATCGTGCCATATAATGTTAATGCTTTCCCCATCATTGTCATGTTATGCATGTGCTCGATTTTCCTCTTTGTGGCATTTATCTTGCAAGGGCGGCTCATGGTGATTGCTGACGAGTCAAGGACAGAAGATTGGGCATCAATGAAGGATAAAAATATGGAGGCAGAGCCATTGAACATCTGA